From Debaryomyces hansenii CBS767 chromosome C complete sequence, a single genomic window includes:
- a CDS encoding DEHA2C08052p (some similarities with CA4475|IPF6455 Candida albicans) produces MSARPYPQGVQPTYRDIPLNFSFGSNELVNSNKSSDKLRESKYTAAGSRSIKSGSFSMPYNPTDNTNSFDTASLLNQFETRDPLYSNTSHINMANTAVKQQGLSEHHNTPVRGQIDENLFNQVPKRFSQFIIDQQVPNDVHKLDNLTLDSISIYSLDAPGIREAENLRISNDRPVSVQSGNNAKVRRTTSATGSQSTIFSTRQEKRRLFKSSKPKSNSSNLARTKAIRFKEGGWYYRLKVRMKKLGKKLKALRFNNFTVSSKRTGSIKRSNTRAKTLQRKYRQNPQNAAVRRLTGKEISVPYSNPQLGIGETERVETLDARLKHQAGAVGDHSAIANNIKQNQISGYIDEQQDTYINSMYTKTKSSSVNYGNNTIKRKDVKHNNSASDIEEIPPTPPPHLEHNNFSTVEGEKANDVVGAWKRYLSHVISQRIQLRQEIVFFQALAANNDAKIMVDDGISKEVETHDDDPESGSEFVTESESASGKSISETETLSGSDIGTESDIVDLPTQEFNKAHNRRSMLGEMLDYDSSDNESVSSSVYSDSSHASTIRYENFIRSASSTASSDLGIGKRYGTLLRRNTTISRKRQEHKSASDSFRSMKRSQGFQVGLNEIK; encoded by the coding sequence ATGAGTGCAAGGCCGTATCCTCAAGGAGTTCAACCAACATACAGAGATATCCCactaaatttttctttcgGATCAAATGAGCTTGTTAACTCGAACAAATCAAGTGATAAGCTAAGAGAATCTAAGTATACAGCAGCTGGATCCAGATCTATTAAGTCGGGGTCATTCTCGATGCCATACAATCCAACAGATAATACAAATTCCTTCGACACTGCCAGTTTATTAAATCAGTTTGAGACTAGGGATCCATTATATTCAAACACGTCGCATATTAATATGGCTAACACCGCTGTTAAGCAGCAAGGGCTTTCTGAACATCATAATACACCTGTTCGTGGacaaattgatgaaaatcttttcaatcaaGTTCCTAAGAGATTCTCTCAGtttattattgatcaaCAAGTTCCAAACGACGTTCATAAATTAGATAACTTGACACTTGATTcgatatcaatatataGTTTGGATGCACCAGGGATAAGAGAAGCTGAAAATTTAAGAATCTCGAATGATAGGCCGGTTTCTGTCCAGTCGGGAAATAATGCAAAAGTAAGACGTACGACTTCAGCCACAGGTTCTCAGTCTACCATCTTCTCCACTAGACAAGAGAAAAGACGGTTATTTAAGTcatcaaaaccaaaatctAATAGTTCAAATCTTGCTAGAACCAAGGCAATTAGATTCAAAGAAGGCGGTTGGTATTACAGACTAAAAGTTAGAATGAAGAAACTTGGCAAGAAATTAAAGGCCTTaagattcaataattttacaGTTTCATCAAAGAGAACTGGTAGTATCAAGAGATCGAACACCAGGGCTAAAACATTGCAACGTAAATATCGTCAGAATCCACAAAATGCTGCCGTTAGAAGGTTAACTGGCAAGGAAATTTCAGTGCCCTATTCAAATCCTCAATTGGGTATAGGAGAAACAGAAAGAGTTGAAACATTAGATGCTAGATTGAAGCATCAAGCAGGTGCAGTAGGGGACCATAGTGCTATTGCAAACAACATTAAACAAAATCAGATATCTGGATATATTGATGAACAGCAAGATACATACATCAATTCAATGTATACGAAAACAAAGTCTAGTTCTGTAAACTATGGTAATAACACGATTAAAAGGAAGGATGTCAAGCACAATAACTCAGCCagtgatattgaagaaataccaCCAACGCCTCCACCTCACCTTGAGCATAATAATTTCAGTACAGTCGAAGGGGAGAAAGCAAATGATGTTGTTGGCGCATGGAAAAGATACTTAAGTCATGTTATCAGTCAGAGAATCCAATTAAGACAAGAGattgtcttctttcaaGCATTGGCTGCAAATAACGATGCCAAAATTATGGTTGATGACGGTATTTCTAAAGAAGTAGAAACTCATGATGATGATCCTGAATCTGGATCTGAATTTGTGACGGAATCTGAAAGCGCACTGGGTAAATCTATAAGCGAAACGGAAACTCTTTCTGGTTCTGATATCGGTACCGAGTCTGATATTGTGGATTTACCTACTcaagaattcaataaagcCCATAATAGAAGATCAATGTTGGGTGAAATGTTGGATTATGATTCCTCCGATAATGAGCTGGTTTCCTCGTCTGTTTACTCGGATTCGTCACACGCTTCTACTATTCGCTACGAAAACTTCATAAGGAGTGCCAGTAGCACCGCAAGCTCCGATCTTGGAATAGGAAAAAGATACGGTACGCTATTGAGAAGAAACACAACTATATCGAGAAAAAGACAGGAACACAAATCAGCGTCTGATCTGTTTCGTTCTATGAAAAGATCGCAAGGGTTCCAAGTGGGacttaatgaaattaaatag
- a CDS encoding DEHA2C08074p (similar to uniprot|P07267 Saccharomyces cerevisiae YPL154c PEP4 aspartyl protease): protein MQFSLSVFTTIATALLSLPCADAAKHSAKISKIPVEETLNVNTFKEYTNGLANKYLNIFNAANGNPVAFGGQHPGSEAQVPFISPTEGRHEAPLTNYLNAQYFTEIQLGTPGQSFKVILDTGSSNLWVPSEDCSSLACFLHSKYAHDSSSTYKANGSSFSIQYGSGAMEGYVSQDTLAIGDLIIPKQDFAEATSEPGLAFAFGKFDGILGLAYNTISVNKIVPPVYNAIEQGLLEEPRFAFYLGDTSKNEEDGGVATFGGIDEDLYTGKVVDLPVRRKAYWEVAFEGIGLGDEYAELTKTGAAIDTGTSLITLPSSLAEIINSKIGAEKSWSGQYQIECEKRDSLPDLTLTFAGHNFTLSPYDYTLEVGGSCISVFTPMDFPEPIGDLAIIGDAFLRRYYSIYDLEKNTVSLAKAK from the coding sequence ATGCAATTCTCTTTATCTGTTTTTACCACCATCGCTACTGCATTATTGAGCTTACCATGCGCAGATGCAGCCAAACACTCTGCTAAAATTAGCAAAATCCCTGTCGAAGAAACATTGAATGTTAATACTTTCAAGGAATATACCAACGGATTGGCTAACAagtatttaaatatattcaatgcGGCTAACGGAAACCCAGTTGCTTTTGGAGGCCAACACCCGGGTTCGGAGGCACAGGTGCCGTTTATCAGTCCTACGGAGGGCAGACATGAAGCACCATTGACCAACTACTTGAATGCGCAATATTTCACTGAAATTCAATTGGGTACACCAGGACAGTCGTTCAAGGTTATTTTAGACACAGGTTCCTCCAACTTGTGGGTTCCATCGGAAGACTGCTCGTCATTGGCCTGTTTCTTGCACTCCAAGTACGCACATGACTCTTCTTCCACTTACAAGGCTAACGGGTCGTCGTTTTCGATTCAATATGGTAGTGGTGCCATGGAGGGATACGTTTCGCAAGACACCTTGGCTATTGGTGACTTGATTATTCCAAAGCAAGATTTTGCTGAAGCCACCAGCGAACCTGGGTTAGCGTTTGCTTTTGGTAAGTTTGACGGTATCTTAGGTTTAGCCTACAACACTATTTCTGTCAACAAGATTGTTCCTCCAGTCTACAATGCTATTGAGCAAGGTTTGTTGGAAGAACCAAGATTTGCTTTCTACTTGGGTGACACCTCGAAGAATGAGGAAGACGGGGGTGTTGCTACATTCGGTGGTATTGACGAAGACTTATACACCGGAAAAGTTGTTGATTTACCCGTCAGAAGAAAGGCCTACTGGGAAGTTGCTTTCGAAGGTATTGGTTTAGGTGATGAATATGCCGAATTAACCAAGACCGGTGCTGCCATTGATACTGGTACTTCTTTAATCACATTACCATCTTCGTTAGCAGAGATTATCAACTCCAAGATTGGTGCAGAAAAGTCCTGGTCTGgtcaatatcaaattgaaTGTGAAAAGAGAGATTCCTTGCCGGATTTAACTTTGACATTCGCTGGTCACAACTTTACTTTATCTCCATACGACTATACTTTAGAAGTAGGTGGTTCATGTATTTCAGTTTTCACACCAATGGACTTCCCAGAGCCAATTGGTGATTTAGCTATCATTGGTGATGCTTTCTTGAGAAGATACTACTCTATCTACGACTTAGAGAAGAACACTGTCAGTTTAGCCAAAGCCAAATAA
- a CDS encoding DEHA2C08096p (similar to uniprot|Q03649 Saccharomyces cerevisiae YMR210w), translating to MVLGFFKSHVDNKYPTTPLKFTGKDSGEATLEDIISHKVPELYKGASFWYNPLLPSGDFQTAYTGLSKFESVDKVCYKRRILNIESEDKTYEVEGEKLKYDDWEGRSTIAIDYVVPPGREDPNHEKYRPVSQTKHLPPRTEYLNPEHELELLSDDSKPLVIALHGLSGGSYESYIRAFLSKVTDKPYDFDALVLNSRGCANHTITSPQLFCGLWTNDLRYLINEHIRPNWPNKRIYLIGFSLGGAICANYLGQEADNTYHNIKGGAIMGCPWDFPDSCIQLQSSLLGSHIYSPKMCNNLVDLLNEHYEGHLRSNPLVEAYKKNPENFKLGTLKAFDENFTSKLFGFNCADEYYRHASPIQRLLKVRVPLVIVNSIDDPIIGYRTLPFSEVRLNPFTALVTTTTGGHLGWFDYKGNRWYADPISRLFKELDDNWSFNKKSVDEKDLPFDTTKLWKYDRIIM from the coding sequence ATGGTTTTAGGGTTCTTTAAATCACATGTGGATAACAAGTATCCAACTACACCTTTGAAATTTACGGGGAAAGACTCAGGGGAGGCTACACTTGAGGATATTATTTCACATAAAGTTCCGGAGTTGTATAAGGGTGCATCGTTTTGGTATAATCCGTTATTACCGTCCGGAGACTTCCAGACGGCCTATACCGGGTTGAGTAAGTTTGAGAGCGTTGATAAGGTTTGCTACAAGAGACggattttgaatattgagCTGGAGGACAAGACATACGAGGTGGAGGGAGAAAAGTTGAAGTACGATGATTGGGAAGGTAGAAGCACGATTGCTATTGATTACGTTGTTCCTCCAGGAAGGGAAGACCCCAATCACGAGAAGTACAGGCCGGTGAGTCAGACCAAACATCTACCACCCAGAACTGAGTATTTGAATCCGGAACACGAACTTGAACTCTTGAGCGACGATTCGAAGCCATTAGTGATTGCATTGCACGGATTGTCGGGCGGTTCGTACGAGTCGTACATCAGGGCATTCTTGAGTAAGGTTACGGATAAACCATACGATTTTGATGCATTGGTGTTGAATTCAAGAGGATGTGCCAACCACACCATTACATCCCCCCAGTTGTTTTGCGGGTTGTGGACAAACGACTTGCGGTACTTGATTAACGAGCACATTAGACCCAACTGGCCTAATAAGCGGATCTATCTTATAGGGTTCTCGTTAGGAGGAGCTATTTGCGCTAATTACTTAGGGCAAGAGGCCGATAACACATATCACAACATCAAGGGTGGTGCCATCATGGGTTGTCCATGGGATTTTCCCGATTCATGTATTCAGTTACAATCTAGTTTGCTTGGGAGCCATATTTACTCGCCTAAGATGTGTAACAATTTGGTGGACTTGTTGAATGAACACTACGAAGGTCATTTGCGTAGCAATCCGTTAGTCGAAGCTTATAAGAAAAATCCagaaaacttcaaattgGGTACGTTAAAGGCCTTTGACGAAAATTTTACGTCGAAGCTTTTTGGTTTCAATTGTGCAGACGAGTATTACAGACATGCATCCCCTATCCAGAGATTGTTAAAAGTTAGAGTTCCTCTTGTCATTGTAAATTCCATTGACGACCCAATTATTGGATACAGAACGCTTCCCTTCAGCGAAGTTAGGCTAAATCCATTCACGGCTCTTGTGACTACTACTACTGGAGGACATCTTGGATGGTTTGATTATAAAGGAAACAGATGGTACGCGGATCCTATTTCTAgattattcaaagaattggatGACAATTGGTCatttaataagaaaagTGTAGACGAAAAAGATTTACCATTCGATACTACAAAGCTCTGGAAGTATGATAGAATAATTATGTAA
- a CDS encoding DEHA2C08118p (no similarity) has translation MTSNNFQVPGTASSKKNRISNEVLKSQSKSRSESLKWVKSIRALPTNPNNNDNLKTEYIDVNLNNSRKLIGNISDLMETTDKSVKHNHEVNESLARLNNIKHELAWLNEL, from the coding sequence ATGACTTCTAATAACTTTCAAGTCCCTGGAACTGCTTCGTCAAAGAAAAATCGTATTTCTAATGAGGTGTTAAAGAGTCAATCGAAGTCCAGGTCTGAATCATTGAAATGGGTTAAATCTATAAGAGCTCTACCAACTAAcccaaataataatgacaaCTTAAAAACAGAGTATATTGATgttaatttgaataattccaGGAAGTTGATTGGCAATATAAGTGATTTAATGGAAACCACAGATAAATCCGTTAAGCATAACCATGAAGTTAATGAAAGTCTAGCCAGattaaacaatataaaaCATGAATTGGCATGGTTGAATGAATTGTAA
- a CDS encoding DEHA2C08140p (similar to uniprot|Q04835 Saccharomyces cerevisiae YMR253C), with protein sequence MIKDTEQHSSNILSDSRDNISNENLNPPDLQNDDSFINNNSFDDLLFDRPNDSYMGWYGRTRRFIQESLYEKYVIPNVGISLLILSQLFNSIMITTCKLLITDKEFETPIHPLQILFARMIITYICCVVYMFVTKCVPDAPFGPKKLRNLLFMRGAFGFFGVFGLYYSLQYLSLSDAVAITFIIPMVTAFLAWVILHERYSLIEAACGVISLGGVILIAKPNFIFGESELSGDDSIESSSTEKRLLASGVGLIGVLGASSVYIILRKIGHEAHPLLSVSYFALTCVLISFISLISLPSLSFAVPQNNYQWFLFFLIGIFGFLMQFSLTAGVQRVNAGRAALMSYTNMVFAIIWDLIFWGHLPGILSILGIIIIIGNAFIVVKYKPNDNTSPDIEQNAGDDGKYSVDRDDISLQEFIISDEDDDKDPAPRATQGSSQ encoded by the coding sequence ATGATTAAAGATACAGAGCAACACCTGTCAAATATACTATCGGATCTGAGAGATAACATtagtaatgaaaatttgaatccGCCGGATTTGCAGAATGATGAttcattcattaataacaaCTCATTcgatgatttattatttgatagACCTAACGACAGCTATATGGGATGGTATGGACGAACACGGAGATTTATTCAAGAGTCTCTATATGAGAAGTACGTCATACCCAATGTTGGGATTTCGCTTTTGATATTATCCCAGCTATTTAATTCTATAATGATCACTACATGTAAGTTGTTGATAACAGATAAGGAATTTGAGACACCCATACATCCTTTACAGATATTGTTTGCAAGAATGATTATTACATATATTTGTTGTGTGGTGTACATGTTCGTAACGAAATGTGTTCCGGATGCACCATTTGGTCCAAAGAAACTACGtaatttgttatttatGAGAGGCGCTTTTGGCTTTTTCGGAGTCTTTGGTCTTTACTACTCGTTGCAATATCTTAGTTTATCAGATGCAGTTGCAATCACTTTTATTATTCCCATGGTTACGGCATTTTTAGCATGGGTTATCTTGCATGAAAGATATTCATTGATAGAAGCGGCTTGTGGGGTTATTTCTTTGGGTGGTGTCATCTTGATTGCAAAACCGAACTTCATATTTGGTGAATCAGAACTTTCAGGGGATGATTCCATAGAATCATCTTCCACTGAAAAAAGATTGCTTGCGTCAGGGGTTGGATTAATAGGGGTTTTAGGGGCATCATCTGTTTATATCATTTTAAGGAAAATAGGACATGAAGCCCATCCATTGCTTTCAGTAAGTTACTTTGCATTAACGTGTGTTCTCATTTCCTTTATCTCGTTAATCTCATTGCCGTCATTATCCTTTGCAGTGCCGCAgaataattatcaatggtttcttttctttttgattGGAATTTTCGGATTCTTAATGCAATTCTCCTTGACTGCCGGCGTCCAACGAGTTAATGCTGGCCGGGCCGCATTGATGAGTTATACCAATATGGTGTTTGCTATTATCTGGGACTTAATATTTTGGGGCCATCTCCCAGGTATCTTAAGTATCCTAGGTatcataattataattgGAAATGCATTTATCGTAGTGAAGTATAAACCAAACGATAATACAAGTCCTGATATAGAGCAAAATGCCGGGGATGACGGTAAGTATTCTGTTGATAGGGATGATATTTCGTTAcaagaattcattatttcaGACGAAGACGACGATAAGGACCCAGCTCCTCGTGCAACCCAAGGATCGTCCCagtga
- a CDS encoding DEHA2C08184p (similar to uniprot|P06781 Saccharomyces cerevisiae YNL090w RHO2 Non-essential small GTPase of the Rho/Rac subfamily of Ras-like proteins) has translation MPDNSLKRKIVIVGDGACGKTSLLFVFTLGEFPTEYHPTVFENYVTDCRVDGKAVQLALWDTAGQEEYERLRPLSYANSHVILIGFAIDVPDSLDNARTKWVEEVTKYCPNTPYLLIGLKKDLRVESSNRRKYVQFHQGEIAAKEMHAKKYLESSALYGEGVDDIFEYATRTSLLVQKANQTCCTIL, from the coding sequence ATGCCagataattcattgaaaagaaaaatagtCATAGTGGGTGATGGAGCATGTGGGAAAACTTCGTTGTTATTTGTATTCACATTAGGAGAATTTCCTACTGAATACCATCCCACTGTATTTGAGAATTATGTCACTGATTGCAGAGTCGATGGAAAAGCAGTTCAATTGGCCTTATGGGATACGGCTGGACAAGAGGAATACGAAAGATTGCGTCCATTGAGCTATGCCAATTCGCATGTAATCTTGATCGGCTTTGCTATAGATGTACCTGATTCATTGGATAATGCTCGAACAAAATGGGTCGAGGAAGTCACCAAATATTGTCCCAATACgccatatttattaattggCTTAAAGAAGGATCTTAGAGTGGAATCTTCCAATAGAAGAAAGTATGTCCAATTTCATCAGGGCGAGATAGCAGCCAAAGAGATGCATGCTAAAAAATACTTAGAGAGTTCAGCATTATACGGCGAGGGTGTAGACGATATATTCGAATATGCGACAAGAACAAGCTTATTGGTTCAAAAGGCTAATCAAACATGCTGTACTATTTTATAA
- a CDS encoding DEHA2C08206p (some similarities with uniprot|P53935 Saccharomyces cerevisiae YNL091w singleton): protein MSETQSDPIDVSKFKNGDDVHFDYNSTTNDQTINSTNVQKKKKKKKSKNKHKGSPNVEATLNDPDVEYPTSRVIKQAPNGDVIIESLDEPSDAHTKSVTANIWDNATLEEQENLKAFWESLDEAQKIELVKIDKKSIMDIFKNESKTVNTSNNHQNNSNTQGGSTSTSGGALNGSSTNVNIPGAPSNSSNGACTCSYCGRKNNFIEDELENIYDNHFDDIIDFIHEVRDINDLNALPGLLFGGFHMLEEEHKLQKRQQKYKYKQERDAHHDHHNHEPGHICSDTGSSGDYDGSTQQDQQHQYEHEIEHAFQEDEHEDECGHKNDHSHSHSHSHTENHNHSHSYDPNHNHSHSHFQYDQIEELNNEDELSQEAVLQKSLDDELNKELGDESNNNQSSIATKEQRVFHKLLDPKLFEALENLDFEKMKDTPANNHSAHILEKAGSLRDIIRDLHKADKVELEKGMAFLQNMGKIFSSDMSNAMNHDTLNDQISNGLSSFAEDLLKNDGNSFIDMMESLSESRTAREDLLKEKFDKEPSAAWIDEDDHTKSDTDISIPKPDLHQVQELEEELNDEYDEVDEDDDEGEEEGEEEEEELDDEEFEEDEEEDASDTESEISEEEKMQEIRRLFLIQVIKLFQERLKNAYKEKLSQDRTRTLIEELEAEENAKKEREMKKLRQKEKAKEKKRLQQLAKEEERRKKEEEQKAKEEELKQKQEALRAEQRRKKEEAKQKREEEKRKRIEELKRKELEHQKRLEAQRKKEEETKKLKDEKKKKIEEERKQKEEEKRQKELQKKLVEEERSKSAKKQDHKETGSSEDISQLSRDLENARLGQNFNIPSPVVPDTLLAQPQEPRVKSPTKNHILDQLYLAKPRSLSNSTNSTPQINNVTPGYIPDLSSNSMLPSVLSPSGHNILPNNGNVNNQAVPSPWSSQAFNANTQAPPVYQPQLSSNAFSPFNSSLSQNSLSSNANENLNTNPLNTTGFNEPFATAAQPSSVWNPGATSRNNSIWSNSPNVASNSTLWGNSVPAPPVGAAVGGNPNSLDSDLIQAAAYQAFQFLQNSNQLEFGVAPSLKLFQTAKTILSNQGLTLNQFLTSCRNTGSLSGYGFDFIYDDFGTVTHIKASSTNIPQQPPHNNVNTQSINSLGLGNAAVNDNESSLLNTLSDINNNPNSFSNGVRGLWN from the coding sequence ATGTCGGAAACTCAGTCTGATCCGATAGATGTTTCGAAGTTTAAGAATGGAGATGATGttcattttgattataaCAGTACTACCAACGACCAAACGATAAATTCAACGAATgtacagaagaagaaaaagaagaagaagagtaAGAACAAGCATAAAGGATCGCCAAATGTGGAAGCGACATTGAATGATCCAGATGTAGAGTATCCAACGTCTAGAGTGATAAAACAAGCTCCTAATGGAGACGTAATAATTGAAAGTTTGGATGAGCCTTCAGATGCACATACCAAATCTGTGACGGCGAATATATGGGATAATGCTACATTAGAAGAACAAGAGAACTTGAAGGCATTCTGGGAGTCGTTGGATGAAGCGCAAAAAATTGAGTTGGTGAAAATTGACAAGAAATCTATAATGgatatattcaagaatGAAAGTAAGACAGTCAACACACTGAATAACCATCAAAATAATAGCAATACTCAAGGAGGTCTGACGAGTACTAGTGGTGGAGCGCTCAATGGATCTAGCACCAATGTGAATATACCGGGCGCCCcatctaattcatcaaatggCGCATGTACTTGTTCTTATTGTGGCCgtaaaaataattttatcgAAGACGAATTGGAGAATATATACGATAATcattttgatgatattataGATTTCATTCATGAAGTTCGAGATATAAACGATCTTAATGCATTACCTGGCCTTTTGTTTGGCGGATTTCATATGTTGGAGGAAGAACATAAACTTCAAAAACGACAACaaaagtataaatataaacaagaaCGAGATGCCCACCATGATCACCATAATCATGAACCGGGACATATATGCAGTGATACAGGTTCAAGTGGTGATTATGATGGATCAACCCAACAAGACCAACAACACCAATATGAACATGAAATCGAACATGCCTTTCAAGAGGATGAACATGAAGACGAATGTGGACACAAGAATGATCACAGTCATAGTCATAGTCATAGCCATACTGAGAACCATAATCATAGTCATAGTTACGACCCTAATCATAATCATAGTCATAGTCATTTTCAGTATGATCaaatagaagaattgaacAATGAAGATGAACTCTCTCAGGAGGCAGTTTTACAGAAGTCtcttgatgatgaattaaataaggAATTAGGTGAcgaatcaaataataatcagCTGTCCATAGCGACCAAAGAGCAGAGAGTGTTTCACAAGCTTCTCGATCCTAAGTTATTTGAAGCTTTAGAGAACCTTGACTTtgaaaaaatgaaagaTACGCCTGCAAATAATCATCTGGCACATATACTTGAAAAGGCTGGATCTCTAAGAGATATCATTAGAGACTTACATAAAGCTGATAAGGTTGAATTAGAGAAAGGAATGGCTTTCTTACAAAATATGggaaaaatattttctagCGACATGAGCAATGCGATGAATCATGATACGTTGAATGATCAAATATCTAATGGACTTTCAAGTTTTGCTGAGgacttattgaaaaatgacGGTAATTCCTTTATTGATATGATGGAGTCACTCTCTGAATCAAGAACAGCAAGAGAAGACTTATTGAAGGAGAAATTCGATAAAGAGCCCTCGGCTGCCTGgattgatgaagatgatcATACTAAATCAGATACTGATATATCAATTCCTAAACCTGACCTTCACCAAGTtcaagaattagaagaagaactaaatgatgaatatgaCGAGGTGgacgaagatgatgatgaaggagaagaagaaggagaagaagaagaagaagaattagatgatgaagaatttgaggaagatgaagaagaggatGCTAGTGATACTGAGTCTGAAATTTCTGAGGAAGAAAAGATGCAGGAGATTCGCCGGTTATTCTTAATACAAGTcattaaattatttcaagaaagGCTCAAGAACGcatataaagaaaagctTTCACAAGATAGAACGAGAACAttgattgaagaattagaagcTGAAGAAAATGCGAAAAAAGAGCGggaaatgaaaaagttgaGACAGAAGGAAAAAGCTaaagagaagaaaaggCTTCAGCAATTAGCGAAAGAAGAGGAGAGAcgaaagaaagaagaagaacaaaaagcaaaagaagaagagttgAAGCAAAAGCAAGAAGCTTTAAGAGCAGAACAAAGGCgtaaaaaagaagaagcaaagCAAAAACgagaagaagagaaaagaaagagaattgaGGAATTGAAAAGGAAAGAATTAGAGCATCAAAAGAGATTAGAAGCTCAGCGtaaaaaggaagaagaaactaAGAAACTTAAGGACgaaaaaaagaagaagatcgAAGAAGAACGTAAGcagaaggaagaagaaaagaggCAAAAAGAGCTacagaagaaattggtTGAAGAAGAACGTTCGAAATCGGCGAAAAAACAAGATCATAAAGAGACAGGAAGTTCAGAAGATATAAGTCAATTGTCTAGAGACCTTGAAAATGCAAGATTAGGTCAAAATTTTAACATTCCATCGCCAGTGGTTCCTGACACATTATTAGCGCAACCCCAGGAACCAAGGGTCAAATCCCCTACGAAGAATCATATATTGGATCAATTGTACCTTGCTAAGCCAagatcattatcaaattcaacaaactCCACACCtcaaatcaataatgtTACACCTGGATATATCCCAGatctttcttcaaatagCATGTTGCCTTCAGTTTTATCACCCTCTGGCCATAATATTTTACcaaataatggtaatgTGAACAATCAAGCAGTTCCTTCCCCTTGGTCATCCCAAGCTTTCAATGCAAACACTCAAGCTCCACCAGTATATCAGCCACAACTTTCTTCCAATGCGTTTAGTCCATTTAACAGTTCATTGAGTCAAAACTCGCTTTCCTCGAATGCAAATGAAAATCTTAATACGAATCCCTTAAATACAACTGGTTTTAACGAGCCATTTGCAACAGCTGCTCAGCCTTCAAGTGTCTGGAATCCTGGTGCTACATCTAGAAACAATTCTATATGGAGCAATTCTCCAAACGTTGCTTCAAATTCGACCTTGTGGGGCAATTCTGTCCCAGCACCTCCAGTTGGAGCAGCAGTAGGAGGCAATCCGAACAGTTTAGACAGTGATCTAATTCAAGCTGCTGCATACCAAGCATTCCAGTTCTTACagaattcaaatcaattagAATTTGGTGTGGCTCCTAGTTTGAAATTGTTTCAGACAGCCAAAACGATTCTTTCAAACCAGGGTCTTACACTCAACCAATTTCTAACCTCGTGTAGAAATACTGGCTCATTATCTGGATACGgatttgattttatatacGACGACTTCGGAACAGTAACACATATCAAAGCATCATCAACTAATATACCTCAGCAACCTCCACATAACAATGTCAATACCCAATCCATTAATAGCTTGGGACTAGGGAATGCCGCAGTCAATGACAATGAatcttctttattgaatacattgagcgatatcaataataatcctaattcattttcaaatggaGTACGTGGATTATGGAATTGA